From the Gallaecimonas kandeliae genome, one window contains:
- a CDS encoding methyl-accepting chemotaxis protein, translated as MSFRQRVTLLILSIGLVPALLVALILCPLASSALKGQIFDQLTSIRALKQSELKTLLDAKQHQLLTLRQVVASLPSNGDWQQHQALFEHFIKENRFYDLFVIDPEGIVQYSVMKEPDFHTDLQHGPFRDSGLARLYHQVEDGANYALVDFSPYAPSKGEPAAFLGVPMAWQGKQMVLGLQLDPTEINELMQLRAGMGRTGESYLVGQDLRMRSDSFLAPKSHSLSASFAGSVAENGVDTRASREALAGKSGTEILTDYNGHQVLSSFAPVDVAGMRWALIAEMDLSEAMAPVLKMRFAALMVLLPVLLLVVLGVALVGRWVLRPLGNEPEVMQRLANRIASGDLSEPLAANGQGANVHNGLAQLQTMFIELLGRIRHASNQLSQESGTTTQIANETSSSIVTQSQQVELLAAAIEEMSLAANEISNNAVHASQRSELMTELLTGVGDQVGSTRRQVGMTVEHFDAIGRDIALLDQESQQIRQVVVVIANIAEQTNLLALNAAIEAARAGEHGRGFAIVADEVRKLATRVQEATADIEGLIGSVSGKTSALTGAMQQCNGLAEQSLVDVDAMAQSLPQIFEALKAMGDAVSQTATASEQQSQVSKELAQNVSSISVSAQQNSQAASQVSEASRHLARLSEELAAQLGRFRLPAQAWTRLKNR; from the coding sequence ATGAGTTTTCGTCAGCGCGTGACCCTGCTTATCCTGTCCATAGGCCTGGTACCGGCCCTGCTGGTCGCCCTCATCCTCTGTCCCCTTGCCTCCAGCGCCCTCAAGGGCCAGATCTTCGACCAGCTCACCTCTATCCGTGCCCTCAAGCAAAGTGAACTGAAGACACTGCTGGACGCCAAGCAGCACCAACTGCTGACGCTGCGCCAGGTGGTGGCGAGCCTGCCCAGCAACGGCGACTGGCAGCAGCACCAGGCGTTGTTCGAACACTTCATCAAGGAAAACCGCTTCTATGACCTCTTCGTCATAGATCCAGAGGGGATAGTGCAGTACAGCGTCATGAAAGAGCCGGACTTCCACACCGACCTGCAGCATGGCCCCTTCAGGGACAGCGGCCTGGCCCGGCTCTATCACCAGGTGGAGGACGGCGCCAACTACGCCCTGGTCGACTTCAGCCCCTATGCCCCCAGCAAGGGGGAGCCGGCGGCCTTCCTCGGCGTGCCCATGGCCTGGCAGGGCAAGCAGATGGTGCTGGGGCTGCAGCTGGACCCCACCGAGATCAACGAGCTGATGCAGCTGCGCGCCGGCATGGGCCGCACCGGCGAGTCCTACCTGGTGGGCCAGGATCTGCGGATGCGTTCCGATTCCTTCCTGGCCCCCAAGAGCCATTCCCTGAGCGCCTCTTTTGCCGGCAGCGTCGCCGAAAATGGCGTCGACACCCGCGCCAGCCGTGAGGCTCTGGCAGGGAAAAGCGGCACCGAGATCCTCACCGACTACAACGGCCACCAGGTGCTGTCGTCCTTCGCCCCCGTGGATGTCGCCGGGATGCGCTGGGCCCTCATCGCCGAGATGGACCTCAGCGAGGCCATGGCGCCGGTGCTGAAGATGCGCTTTGCGGCCCTGATGGTGCTGCTGCCGGTATTGCTGCTGGTGGTGCTGGGGGTGGCCCTGGTCGGCCGCTGGGTGCTGAGGCCCCTTGGCAACGAGCCCGAGGTGATGCAGCGCCTGGCCAACCGGATCGCCAGCGGCGACCTCAGCGAACCCCTGGCCGCCAACGGCCAGGGCGCCAATGTCCACAACGGCCTGGCCCAGCTGCAGACCATGTTCATCGAACTGCTGGGGCGCATCCGCCATGCCAGCAACCAGCTCAGCCAGGAATCGGGCACCACCACCCAGATAGCCAACGAGACCTCCAGCTCCATCGTCACCCAGTCCCAGCAGGTGGAACTGTTGGCGGCCGCCATCGAGGAGATGAGCCTGGCGGCCAACGAGATCAGCAACAACGCCGTTCATGCCAGCCAGCGTTCGGAGCTGATGACGGAGCTGTTGACCGGCGTCGGCGATCAGGTGGGCAGCACCCGCCGCCAGGTGGGCATGACGGTCGAGCACTTCGACGCCATAGGCCGGGACATAGCGCTGCTGGACCAGGAAAGCCAGCAGATCCGCCAGGTGGTGGTGGTGATCGCCAATATCGCCGAGCAGACCAACCTGCTGGCCCTCAACGCCGCCATAGAGGCGGCCAGGGCAGGGGAACACGGCCGTGGCTTTGCCATAGTGGCCGACGAGGTGCGCAAGCTGGCCACCCGGGTCCAGGAGGCCACGGCCGATATCGAGGGCCTGATCGGCAGCGTGTCAGGCAAGACCTCGGCCCTGACTGGCGCCATGCAGCAATGCAACGGCCTGGCCGAGCAGAGCCTGGTCGATGTCGACGCCATGGCCCAGAGCCTGCCGCAGATCTTCGAGGCCTTGAAGGCGATGGGGGACGCCGTCAGCCAGACGGCCACGGCATCGGAGCAGCAATCCCAGGTATCCAAGGAACTGGCCCAAAACGTCAGCAGTATCAGCGTCTCGGCCCAGCAGAACTCCCAGGCCGCCAGCCAGGTCTCGGAAGCCAGCCGACACCTGGCCCGGCTGTCCGAGGAGCTTGCCGCCCAGCTTGGCCGTTTCCGGTTGCCGGCCCAGGCCTGGACTAGGCTTAAAAACCGCTGA
- a CDS encoding dicarboxylate/amino acid:cation symporter: MQLSLTTKIFIALAMGLAFGALSRLFPGADFLHQTLIHDLFGTAGGLFVSLIKLLVVPLVFISIVNGVCSLENLGQFGRLGTKTFLLYLVNTVLAIAAALIIGLWLAPGAGAGLTLDGKPFVPTLTEAPSLLALIASVVPSNPFQAFAEGNMLQILFMAIITGIAIKGLGEEESKAAAKGFAVANELMMKLVTMVMSLAPYGVFFLTVGLAATLDTGAIKAVGAYVGTNVGILLLWMLVFYPLVVSFFTGIKPTLYLAKLREQIFFSLSTASSNATIPVTFKTLTEKLGVDKSVAGFGVPLGATMNMSGSAIYMTVATIFVANAYGTGLESSQLVTLGVTTFLLAIATGGVPGGAAVTTGVLLHQLGLPMEAMAIILATDRICDAFVTTTNVVGDTAVSTLVAKSERSICHDTLKDKSLVQA; this comes from the coding sequence ATGCAGCTTTCCCTGACCACCAAGATCTTCATCGCCCTGGCGATGGGCCTGGCCTTTGGCGCCCTGAGCCGCCTCTTTCCCGGCGCCGACTTCCTGCACCAGACGTTGATCCACGACCTCTTCGGCACCGCCGGCGGCCTATTCGTGTCGTTGATCAAGCTCCTGGTCGTGCCCTTGGTGTTCATCTCCATCGTCAACGGCGTCTGCTCCCTGGAGAACCTGGGCCAGTTCGGGCGCCTCGGCACCAAGACCTTCCTGCTCTACCTGGTCAATACGGTGCTGGCCATCGCCGCCGCCCTTATCATCGGCCTCTGGCTGGCCCCGGGAGCCGGCGCCGGCCTGACCCTGGACGGCAAGCCCTTCGTGCCGACCCTGACAGAGGCCCCGAGCCTGTTGGCCCTGATCGCCTCAGTGGTGCCCAGCAACCCCTTCCAGGCCTTTGCCGAAGGCAACATGCTGCAGATCCTGTTCATGGCCATCATCACCGGCATCGCCATCAAGGGCCTGGGTGAGGAAGAGTCCAAGGCCGCCGCCAAGGGCTTTGCCGTAGCCAACGAGCTGATGATGAAGCTGGTGACCATGGTGATGTCCCTGGCCCCTTACGGCGTCTTCTTCCTGACAGTGGGCCTGGCCGCCACCCTGGACACCGGCGCCATCAAGGCCGTGGGCGCCTACGTCGGCACCAACGTCGGCATACTGCTGCTTTGGATGCTGGTCTTCTACCCGCTGGTGGTGTCCTTCTTCACCGGCATCAAGCCGACCCTGTACCTGGCCAAGCTGCGCGAACAGATCTTCTTCTCCCTGTCCACGGCCAGCTCCAACGCCACCATCCCCGTGACCTTCAAGACCCTCACCGAGAAGCTGGGCGTGGACAAGTCCGTGGCCGGCTTCGGCGTACCCCTCGGCGCCACCATGAACATGTCCGGCTCCGCCATCTACATGACGGTGGCCACCATCTTCGTGGCCAACGCCTACGGCACCGGCCTCGAGAGCAGCCAACTGGTGACCCTGGGCGTGACCACCTTCCTGCTGGCCATCGCCACCGGCGGCGTGCCGGGCGGCGCCGCCGTCACCACAGGGGTGCTGTTGCACCAGCTGGGCCTGCCCATGGAGGCCATGGCCATCATCCTCGCCACAGACCGCATCTGCGACGCCTTCGTCACCACCACCAACGTGGTGGGGGACACGGCCGTGTCCACCCTGGTGGCCAAGAGCGAGCGCTCCATCTGCCACGACACCTTGAAGGACAAGAGCCTGGTGCAGGCCTGA
- a CDS encoding FAD-binding and (Fe-S)-binding domain-containing protein yields the protein MIPRLDTAPQLSAPYLAFLDALKAAGFRGDIETRYSERLSVATDNSVYQLLPQALVLPKDHEDVLLLARVAKGHPQVQFSARGGGTGTNGQSLNTGLVVDMSRHMRTILEFNAEEGWVRVQAGVIKDQLNDFLRPHGFFFAPDLSTSNRATVGGMVSTDASGQGSLVYGKTSDHVLGLRAVLVDGEELETRALPLAELERLPGRAGQLHRDIAKRLKDKRAQILETFPRLNRFLTGYDLEHVYDEALEHFDLGRLICGAEGSLAFVTEAKLHVNRIEPFKTLINIKYDSFEKALRNAPFLVAAKATSVETVDSKVLSLAREDIIWHQVKDLISEVPGHDMQGLNIVEFNDVDEAAQKAKVQSLCQRLDEALGGESGIIGYQLTSDLGAINRIYAMRKKSVGLLGNTKGSAKPQPFAEDTAVPPQNLADFILEFRALLDAKGLHYGMFGHVDAGVLHVRPALDLCDPQQELLLREISDQVVALVAKYGGLMWGEHGKGFRSEYAPTFFGELWDELRWVKSQFDPDNRMNPGKICTPLEGEHRLVSVDGPKRGALDRQIPVQVRDSFSGAMSCNGNGLCFNYDATSPMCPSYRVTGDRRHSPKGRAGLVREWLRLLAESGVNPDALEAGNRKLPFFNRLRNSLGSEYDFSREVKEAMDGCLACKACSSQCPIKVDVPSFRARFMNLYHQRYLRPLKDHLVANVELSSPLMARWPKLVNALLGQNWFQGLLKKTVGMVDSPLLSAPTLKDQLAGHDALDWDLASLASHPQKDKLVLVVQDPFTSFYDAKVVADLVRLIEKLGFVPKLLPFKPNGKPEHVKGFLARFNKTAQAAADFLNPLHALGLPLVGVDPSLVLCYRDEYRKALGDKRGDFQVLLAQEWLAKLPEEAFAALRQDSATAGRANAGSATLFAHCTEKTAEPTSEKAWQQIFDKAGLSLSVASVGCCGMAGTYGHEAEHQETSKALYELSWRGAVAKADTVLATGYSCRCQVGRMEGQKPLHPVQWLLEMS from the coding sequence ATGATCCCAAGACTCGACACAGCACCGCAGCTCAGCGCTCCCTACCTGGCCTTCCTCGATGCCCTCAAGGCCGCCGGCTTTCGCGGCGATATCGAGACCCGCTACAGCGAAAGGCTGAGTGTCGCCACCGACAACTCCGTCTACCAGCTGCTGCCCCAGGCCCTGGTGCTGCCGAAAGACCATGAAGACGTGCTGCTGCTGGCCCGGGTCGCCAAGGGCCACCCGCAGGTGCAGTTCAGCGCCCGCGGCGGCGGCACCGGCACCAACGGCCAGAGCCTCAACACCGGCCTGGTGGTGGACATGTCCCGCCACATGCGCACCATTCTCGAGTTCAACGCCGAAGAGGGCTGGGTGCGGGTCCAGGCCGGGGTCATCAAGGACCAGCTCAACGACTTCCTGCGCCCCCACGGCTTTTTCTTTGCCCCGGATCTGTCCACCTCCAACCGGGCCACCGTCGGCGGCATGGTCAGCACCGACGCCTCCGGCCAGGGCTCCCTGGTCTACGGCAAGACCTCGGATCATGTGTTGGGGTTAAGGGCCGTGCTGGTTGACGGCGAAGAGCTGGAAACGAGAGCGCTGCCCCTGGCCGAGCTGGAAAGGCTGCCGGGCCGGGCAGGGCAGTTGCACCGGGATATCGCCAAGCGGCTCAAGGACAAGCGTGCGCAGATCCTCGAGACCTTCCCGCGCCTCAACCGCTTCCTGACCGGCTATGACCTCGAACACGTCTATGACGAGGCCTTGGAACATTTCGACCTCGGCAGGCTCATCTGCGGCGCCGAAGGCTCCTTGGCCTTCGTCACCGAGGCCAAGCTCCATGTCAACCGCATCGAGCCCTTCAAGACCCTCATCAACATCAAGTACGACAGCTTCGAAAAGGCCCTGCGCAACGCCCCTTTCCTAGTGGCGGCCAAGGCCACCTCGGTGGAGACGGTGGACTCCAAGGTGCTTTCCCTTGCCCGTGAAGACATCATCTGGCACCAGGTGAAGGACCTCATCAGCGAGGTGCCGGGCCACGACATGCAGGGCCTGAACATCGTCGAATTCAACGACGTGGACGAGGCGGCGCAAAAAGCGAAGGTGCAGAGCCTCTGCCAGCGCCTGGACGAGGCCCTGGGCGGCGAGAGCGGTATCATCGGCTACCAGCTCACCAGCGATCTCGGCGCCATCAACCGCATCTACGCCATGCGCAAGAAATCGGTGGGACTGCTCGGCAACACCAAGGGCAGCGCCAAGCCCCAGCCCTTTGCCGAAGACACGGCGGTGCCGCCCCAGAACCTCGCCGACTTCATCCTGGAGTTCCGCGCCCTGCTGGACGCCAAGGGCCTGCACTACGGCATGTTCGGCCACGTGGACGCCGGCGTGCTGCACGTGCGCCCGGCCCTGGATCTCTGCGATCCCCAGCAGGAACTGCTGCTACGGGAGATCTCAGACCAGGTGGTGGCCCTGGTGGCCAAGTACGGCGGCCTGATGTGGGGCGAGCACGGCAAGGGCTTTCGCTCCGAATACGCCCCCACCTTCTTCGGCGAACTCTGGGACGAGCTGCGCTGGGTCAAGAGCCAGTTCGACCCGGACAACCGCATGAACCCCGGCAAGATCTGCACGCCGCTGGAAGGGGAGCATCGATTGGTGTCGGTGGACGGGCCCAAGCGCGGCGCCCTGGACCGGCAGATCCCCGTCCAGGTGCGGGACAGCTTCAGCGGCGCCATGAGCTGCAACGGCAACGGCCTCTGTTTCAACTACGACGCCACCAGCCCCATGTGCCCCAGCTATCGGGTCACGGGCGACAGGCGCCACAGCCCCAAAGGCCGCGCCGGCCTGGTGCGCGAATGGCTGCGCCTCCTGGCCGAAAGTGGCGTGAACCCCGACGCCCTCGAAGCAGGCAACCGCAAGCTGCCCTTCTTCAACCGGCTGCGCAACAGCCTGGGCAGTGAATACGACTTTAGCCGCGAGGTCAAAGAGGCCATGGACGGTTGCCTGGCCTGCAAGGCCTGCTCCAGCCAGTGCCCCATCAAGGTGGACGTGCCGAGTTTCAGGGCTCGCTTCATGAACCTCTACCACCAGCGCTACCTGCGGCCTCTCAAAGACCACCTGGTGGCCAATGTGGAGCTAAGCAGCCCGCTGATGGCCCGCTGGCCCAAGCTGGTCAACGCCCTGCTGGGCCAAAACTGGTTCCAGGGATTGCTCAAGAAGACAGTCGGCATGGTGGACTCGCCGCTGCTGTCCGCGCCGACCCTCAAGGACCAGCTGGCCGGCCACGACGCCCTGGACTGGGATCTCGCCAGCCTCGCCAGCCACCCCCAGAAGGACAAGCTGGTGCTGGTGGTCCAAGACCCTTTCACCAGTTTCTACGACGCCAAGGTGGTGGCCGACCTGGTCCGCCTCATCGAAAAGCTGGGCTTTGTGCCCAAGCTGCTGCCTTTCAAACCCAACGGCAAGCCCGAGCACGTCAAGGGCTTCCTGGCCCGTTTCAACAAGACAGCCCAGGCGGCGGCGGACTTCCTCAATCCCCTGCATGCCCTGGGGTTGCCCCTGGTGGGGGTGGATCCGTCCCTGGTGCTTTGCTATCGGGACGAGTACCGCAAGGCGCTTGGCGACAAGCGCGGCGACTTCCAGGTGTTGCTGGCCCAGGAGTGGCTGGCCAAGCTGCCTGAAGAGGCTTTCGCGGCCCTCCGCCAAGACAGCGCCACTGCAGGCCGGGCCAATGCAGGCAGCGCCACCCTCTTTGCCCATTGCACCGAAAAGACGGCCGAGCCCACCAGCGAGAAGGCCTGGCAGCAGATCTTCGACAAGGCCGGCCTGAGCCTGTCCGTCGCCAGCGTCGGCTGTTGCGGCATGGCCGGCACCTACGGCCACGAGGCCGAGCACCAGGAGACCTCCAAGGCCCTCTATGAGCTGTCCTGGCGCGGCGCCGTGGCCAAGGCCGATACCGTGCTGGCCACCGGCTATTCCTGCCGCTGCCAGGTTGGGCGCATGGAAGGACAAAAGCCCCTGCACCCTGTGCAGTGGCTGCTGGAGATGAGCTGA
- a CDS encoding ACT domain-containing protein, protein MAQTTLLITLRPAPAALERLLRLVRHRGFEPLLVQWQPDGLRLCVKHEQPLTLLTRQLEKLADVVSLTEEAA, encoded by the coding sequence GTGGCCCAGACGACCCTGTTGATCACCTTAAGACCCGCCCCGGCGGCCCTGGAGCGCCTGCTGCGCCTGGTCCGCCACCGGGGCTTCGAACCCCTCTTGGTGCAATGGCAGCCCGATGGCCTGCGCCTTTGCGTCAAGCACGAACAACCCTTGACCCTTTTGACCCGGCAGCTGGAAAAGCTGGCTGACGTGGTATCCCTGACGGAGGAAGCAGCATGA
- the ilvG gene encoding acetolactate synthase 2 catalytic subunit, producing the protein MTGAQCLVECLQQQGVHTLFGYPGGAIMPIYDALVDAELTHVLCRHEQGAALAAIGYARASNQVGVVMATSGPGATNLITGLADAMMDSIPLVAITGQVPSNAIGSDAFQEIDVLGLSLACTKHSYLVTDPAELPAIIEEAFALAKSGKPGPVLVDIPKDVQQAAVGRRPAAKGPAQGATRVDFVALGRAETLLRSAKRPIAYVGGGIGMGNAIEELRDFLAATGMPAVETLKGLGSCGLDYEYNLGMLGMHGSRGANMAVQECDLLLVLGARFDDRVTGKLIEFAPHARVIHVDIDAAELGKRRHADVALAMDAKAALKQLARVPAGADWQAHCAAYKAEHSFSAPRAPDHIHAPWLLAELSRKAGRQARVCCDVGQHQMWVAQHMGFDHPSRHISSGGLGTMGFGLPAAIGAKLAEPGTQTLLVTGDGSIMMNIQELATVKRMGLAVKILLLDNQRLGMVRQWQSLFFDGRHSEVDLSDNPDFLTIASAFEIPGERLSHPDQVDGALDRFLAADGSYFLHVAIPSDLGVWPLVPPGKGNHQMMEA; encoded by the coding sequence ATCACCGGCGCCCAGTGCCTGGTGGAATGCCTGCAACAGCAAGGCGTCCATACCCTGTTCGGCTACCCAGGCGGCGCCATCATGCCCATCTACGACGCCCTGGTGGATGCCGAGCTGACCCATGTGCTGTGCCGCCACGAGCAGGGCGCCGCCCTGGCCGCCATCGGCTACGCCAGGGCCAGCAACCAGGTGGGGGTGGTGATGGCGACCTCGGGCCCGGGGGCTACCAACCTCATCACCGGCCTGGCCGACGCCATGATGGACTCCATCCCCCTGGTGGCCATCACCGGCCAGGTGCCCAGCAATGCCATCGGCTCCGATGCCTTCCAGGAGATCGACGTGCTGGGCCTGTCCCTGGCCTGTACCAAGCACAGCTACCTGGTGACCGATCCTGCCGAGCTGCCGGCCATCATCGAAGAGGCCTTCGCCCTGGCCAAGAGCGGCAAGCCGGGCCCCGTGCTGGTGGATATCCCCAAGGACGTGCAGCAGGCCGCCGTCGGCCGCCGCCCGGCCGCCAAGGGCCCCGCCCAAGGGGCCACCCGGGTGGACTTTGTCGCCCTGGGCCGCGCCGAGACCTTGCTGCGCAGCGCCAAGAGACCCATCGCCTACGTGGGCGGCGGCATCGGCATGGGGAATGCCATCGAGGAGCTGCGCGACTTTCTGGCCGCCACCGGCATGCCGGCGGTGGAGACCCTCAAAGGCCTGGGCAGCTGTGGCCTGGACTATGAATACAACCTGGGGATGCTGGGCATGCACGGCAGCCGCGGCGCCAACATGGCGGTACAGGAGTGCGACCTGCTGCTGGTGCTGGGGGCCCGTTTCGACGACCGCGTCACCGGCAAGCTGATTGAGTTCGCCCCTCATGCCCGGGTGATCCATGTCGACATCGACGCCGCCGAGCTCGGCAAGCGCCGCCATGCCGACGTGGCCCTGGCCATGGATGCCAAGGCGGCCCTGAAGCAGCTGGCGCGGGTGCCTGCCGGTGCCGACTGGCAGGCCCACTGCGCCGCCTACAAGGCCGAGCACAGCTTCAGCGCCCCCAGGGCACCGGACCATATCCATGCCCCCTGGCTGCTGGCGGAGCTGTCCCGCAAGGCGGGTCGGCAGGCGCGGGTTTGCTGCGACGTGGGCCAGCACCAGATGTGGGTGGCCCAGCACATGGGTTTCGACCACCCCAGCCGCCATATTTCCTCCGGCGGCCTCGGCACCATGGGTTTTGGCCTGCCGGCGGCCATCGGCGCCAAGCTGGCCGAGCCCGGCACCCAGACCCTGCTGGTGACCGGCGACGGCTCCATCATGATGAACATCCAGGAGCTGGCCACCGTCAAGCGCATGGGGCTGGCGGTGAAGATCCTGCTGCTGGACAACCAGCGCCTGGGGATGGTGCGCCAGTGGCAGAGCCTCTTCTTCGACGGCCGCCATTCCGAGGTGGACTTGTCCGACAACCCGGACTTCCTGACCATCGCCAGCGCCTTCGAGATCCCGGGCGAGCGCCTGAGCCACCCCGACCAGGTGGACGGCGCCCTGGACCGCTTCCTGGCCGCCGACGGCAGCTACTTCCTGCATGTGGCCATCCCCAGCGACCTGGGGGTCTGGCCCCTGGTGCCGCCGGGCAAGGGCAACCACCAGATGATGGAGGCCTGA